A part of Macrobrachium rosenbergii isolate ZJJX-2024 chromosome 33, ASM4041242v1, whole genome shotgun sequence genomic DNA contains:
- the LOC136855819 gene encoding protein glass-like — protein MDSCYVPNNPAYADCWRPLSPTCGQAPVLTPLKPLTAPSPPLHPPPAYPPTRSPEPPTEFTPARTPTDPHDSLYTSSTPTSIPPPSMGSAFPPLFDLEPLPNFVTLSPHAPYNREVSSMLGKEKGDHMADVLLSLKHAVVHPHQTLPSMMGGMGAGSCYTTSGYQDPSSYASSAPPPPHVFPAMSVNVSMNMTMGVSNVNMGYSPEQSLQHQWSTGCAGSQVSSVSPVSGMGYPQHSAPGLVSPLPMSYSGSCSQGYGVGSYSWAGDLRPDHPTMTSLDRDLCLRSPPLRPRPGSPCVPYLNTTPTSQCGQLSPTLSALRRRPSIGSVVGVSGMSCNSIDISKPLLSDSLKPNLCRICGKTYARPSTLKTHLRTHSGEKPYRCEECNKSFSQAANLTAHVRTHSGEKPFRCPICDRRFSQSSSVTTHMRTHSGERPYRCRMCKKAFSDSSTLTKHLRIHSGEKPYQCKLCLLRFSQSGNLNRHMRVHSQTS, from the exons ATGGACAGCTGCTACGTCCCGAACAATCCCGCCTACGCCGACTGCTGGCGTCCCTTGTCTCCCACCTGCGGCCAGGCGCCGGTGCTGACGCCCCTGAAGCCGCTGACGGCGCCCAGCCCGCCTCTGCATCCACCGCCGGCCTACCCGCCGACGCGATCTCCGGAGCCGCCGACGGAATTCACGCCCGCCCGCACGCCGACAGACCCCCATGACAGCCTTTACACATCCTCCACGCCCACGTCCATCCCGCCGCCCTCCATGGGCTCGGCGTTCCCTCCCCTGTTCGACTTGGAGCCCCTGCCGAACTTCGTGACGCTGTCCCCACATGCTCCCTACAA caGGGAGGTGAGCAGCATGctggggaaggagaagggggatCACATGGCCGACGTCCTGCTTTCCCTCAAGCACGCAGTAGTCCACCCGCATCAG ACATTACCAAGCATGATGGGCGGCATGGGCGCCGGCAGCTGTTACACGACGAGCGGGTACCAGGACCCTTCGTCGTACGCCTCGTCAGCGCCTCCTCCGCCCCACGTCTTCCCCGCCATGAGCGTCAACGTCTCGATGAACATGACGATGGGCGTGTCCAATGTCAACATGGGGTACTCGCCCGAGCAGTCGCTGCAGCATCAG tGGTCCACAGGCTGCGCCGGCTCCCAGGTCTCGTCAGTGTCCCCAGTGAGCGGAATGGGCTACCCCCAGCACTCGGCACCCGGTTTAGTCAGCCCGCTCCCCATGTCGTACAG tGGATCCTGCAGCCAAGGCTACGGCGTAGGGTCATACTCTTGGGCAGGCGATCTCCGGCCAGACCACCCGACGATGACCTCCCTTGACCGTGACCTCTGCTTGAGGTCACCGCCTCTGAGGCCACGCCCTGGGTCCCCCTGCGTTCCATACCTGAACACGACGCCTACGTCACAAT GCGGACAACTCTCCCCGACGCTGAGCGCCCTCCGGCGGCGCCCCAGCATAGGCAGCGTGGTCGGGGTGTCGGGCATGTCCTGCAACTCCATAGACATCTCGAAGCCCCTCCTCTCGGACAGCCTGAAGCCGAACCTCTGTCGCATCTGCGGGAAGACCTACGCTCGGCCCTCCACCCTCAAGACACATCTGAGGACGCACAGCGGAGAGAAGCCCTACAG GTGCGAGGAGTGCAACAAATCGTTCAGCCAGGCGGCCAACCTGACGGCGCACGTCAGAACGCACAGCGGGGAGAAGCCCTTCCGGTGCCCGATCTGCGACCGCCGATTCTCCCAGTCCTCCTCGGTCACAACGCACATGCGAACGCACTCCGGCGAGCGGCCCTACCGCTGCAGGATGTGCAAGAAGGCCTTCAGCGACTCCTCCACGCTGACGAAGCACCTCCGCATCCACTCGGGGGAGAAGCCCTACCAGTGCAAACTCTGTCTCCTGCGCTTCAGCCAGTCCGGTAACCTTAACCGACACATGAGGGTCCACTCCCAGACGTCGTGA